The sequence GGCCGTACATTCCAGAAACATAACCGCACCGGGAAGCGCCCGCTGGTCGAGAATATAAAGCCGATTGTTTTTCCAGTACAGAACCGGAGGAACCATGAGAAACCTCCTCGAGAAAACTGATTTTCTTTGCTCGTCATCCCTGGGCTTCGCTTTTTTTGTCATCCTGAGGGCTGTTCCACCGCCCGATCGCTGTGCTCGGGATGACGTCTGTTCTGTCATCCTGAGGCCGGCTTTCTTGGCCGAAGGATCTCGCCCTTGTTGTCATTCTGAGGGCGAAGCCCGAAGAATCTCGGTCTTGAGGGACGAAGAATCAACCCCGAGATCCTCCCCTCGCTGCCCTCGGGATGCTTCGCGATCGCTTCGCTCAGGACGACAGAGGGGGTGTCATCCTGAGGCCGGCTTTCTTGGCCGAAGGATCTCGCCCTTGTTGTCATTCTGAGGGCGAAGCCCGAAGAATCTCGGTCTTGAGGGACGAAGAATCAACCCCGAGATCCTCCCCTCGCTGCCCTCGGGATGCTNNNNNNNNNNGAGGCCGGCTTTCTTGGCCGAAGGATCTCGCCCTTGTTGTCATTCTGAGGGCGAAGCCCGAAGAATCTCGGTCTTGAGGGACGAAGAATCAACCCCGAGATCCTCCCCTCGCTGCCCTCGGGATGCTCCGCGATCGCGTTGCTCAGGACGACAGAGGGGGTGTCATCCTGAGGCCGGCTTTTTGGCCGAAGGATCTCGCCCTTGCCCCTAAGGGACGAAAGACCAAGAGCGAGATCCTCCCCTCGCTGTGCTCGGGATGCTTCGCGATCGTCGCTGGGCTCCTCAGGATGACAAGAACCAGATTCTTCTCATTTCGCTGGGCTCTGGATGCTTCGCGATCGCTTCGCTCAGGACGACAGAGGGGGTGTCATCCTGAGGCCGGCTTTCTTGGCCGAAGGATCTCGACCTTGTTGTCATTCTGAGGGCGAAGCCCGAAGAATCTCGGTCTTGAGGGACGAAGAATCAACCCCGAGATCCTCCCCTCGCTGCGCTCTGGATGGAGCGGCCCAAACCGGCACACTGTCGCACTATCCCTGCCTGCGCAAACAGACCCCGGAAACGACAGCCCCGGCGTCGCCGTCGGCGAACCGCAGGGTGACACCGTCGCCTTCCGAAAGTGCCCCGGCGGAGGTTACGGGCACCCCGTCCTTCTCGCAGAGGTTGTACCCCCGGTCGAAAACCTTCAGGGGCGAAAGGCTGTTCAGCGATGCGCCGAGGGCGGCGATGCGCTCCCCTGCGGCGGCCACGGCCCTCTCTCCCGCAGCCCCGAGCCTGGAGGCGAACAACTCCGCGCCGGAAACCCGGAGGGCAATCTCCCGTTCCGCCACGGTCCTTCCCCTATCCAGAAAAGAGCCCAAGTCCTTTTCAAAAGACCGGAATTCCCTGTCCACGGCCGAACAGAGAAGGCGGCGCTTCTGGTCGAGGGAGGCCAGGATATCCGCCGAATCGGGGAAGACCCGTTCCGCTGCTGCCGACGGTGTCGCCGCCCGGACATCCGCCGCCTTGTCGCTCAGGGTCTCGTCGATTTCGTGCCCCACACCGGTAACGACCGGAAGGGAACAGTTCCTGACCGCCCGGACCACCCGTTCGTCGTCGAAGGGAGTGAGGTCGTCCCTGCTGCCTCCGCCCCGAACCAGGAGGACGCACTCGGCACCTTCAACCCTGCCGGCGTTCGAGAGCGCCGAGCAGATCTCACCGGGGGCCTCGTACCCCTGCACCTGGGCCGGAACCACTACCAGGGCGCAGGGAGGCATCCGCTTTCCAGCCACAGCAAGCACGTCCCGGAGGGCAGCCCCGGTGAGGGAAGTCACCACGACGACCTTTTCCGGAAAGGCCGGCAAGGGTCGCTTCAGCCGGACATCGAAGAGCCCTTCAGCTTCAAGCCGCTGCTCCAGCTCGAGTCTGGCCCGCTCCGCCGCGCCCTGCCCGAGCGGCACCAGGCGGCGGACGATGAGCTGATAAGCCCCCCGGGGGGGATACAACGAAACGGCCCCTTCGGCGAGAACTTCATCGCCGTTCCGGGGCCATTGGGGAACATAGGGAAGATAATTCCGGAAGAGAGCGCAGGAAACGCGGCTCTCCCTTCCCAGGAGCGTAAAGTAGACGTGCCCGCTTGTATGCTTCTTCAGTTCCGCCAGCTCACCCTTCACAACCACCGACTGCAACACCGGGTCCTGAAGCAGAAGGGACGAGATGCGGAACGTCAGTTCGTCAACCGTCAGCTGGTGGATTATCCGTTCCGCCATGGGGCGTCTCCTGGTCCTTCGCTTGCGTTCCTCCGTCCGTACCTTGGGGGAAAAGGGCCCGGACAATCCGGCCCAGAACACCGTTGACGAATTTTCCGGACTCCTCTGCCCCGAAGGTCTTGGCGAGCTCCACGGCCTCGGAGATCGCCACGGGCACGGGGATCATCTTCGAAATGACCGACTCGAAAATGGCCATCCTGAGGGCGGCCCTGTCCACCGCCAGCATCCGCTCGGGACGCCACCCCGTAACGTGTTCCCGGATAAGATCGTCGATCTCCCTCCGCCGTTCCCACGCGCCGCATGTCAAAATTCTGGCATATTCCTGGATCTCCGGGTCATCCTCAGCGGGAAAAAGCTCCAGCGCCTGTTCCGGGGTCTGGCCCCTGCGCAGATCCAGCGAATACAATAACTGAAGCGCCATCTCCCGGGAACGATGACGCTTCTGCGGCAAAAACGTGCGAATCAATCCATTACCTCCCAGCAATGCCCTTCAGTTTCTCCGCGATCCGTTTGCCTTTCTCGGACAAAAGAAAAACGGTACCAAAATAAAAAGCCGCCCCCCAGAAAAGGATCCAGAAGAAGGGCCGAAAACCTACAATGAACAGCGCGGCGATGACCGCGCCCAACAAAGCCCATGCCAGAGGCTTCCTGGCGAGGGAGGACAGTTCACCCAGGGGATCGAAGGGAGCCTTCTCCACCTCCACCCAAGAGATTCTCACCGAGAAGCCGAGCTTCTCCAGTTCCCTGCATATCCTCCCCTCGGCCGTTTCCATGCCGGGAGGGGTCTGCCCTTTGGGGTAGGAAAGCACAATAAGAATGCACTCCTCACCTTCGGGAAAAGAAATGAGGTCACAGTCAAGGGGCTTCGTCAGGTACCGCCTGACGAACCGCCGTATTCCAACCGCAGAGACCGACACGTCGCCGAGAGTATTCCGCTTCCAGAACAAGTACATATCCACCACCACCCCTATAAGGAGAAGGGCCGGTCATATAATGAGGAGGCCCGGCCCTCTCAAGGTCCTTCGCTAAAGTTGTTCCACCTCGGGCGGAATCGGTTTCTCCGGCTTCACGGACGCTTCGGCTTCCTCTTCGTCCTCAGCATCGACAAAAGGTTCCGACACAGGCGAGGAAGCCTCGTACGCCGCAGGCTTCTCTTCCTCGGGCACCGACTCTGTGGACGGAACGGGCTTATCCTGGAAGTAAATGCCCTGGACGTTAATGTTCACAGCCTTGACATCATAACCTGTAAACTGCTCAAGGGTCTTCTTTATGGCTTCCTGCACGTCCCAAGCGGTATCAGGAATGCGAAGACCATACTTCACCATCAAAAAGACGTCGACGGTCACCACGGGGGGGAACTTGTCTTCCACGGAAACGCGGATGCCGTCGCTGGCCTTTCTGCCGATGCCGAGCTTGGAGGCTATTCCGGGGCTCGCCGGCTGCACGCCGGGAATCGTAGTGAGGGTTTTCTTGGCCAGATCCATAATCACTTCCTCGCTGATATGGATGCTGCCGTTTACAGAAGAAATCTCGTCGGCACCTCCCTGTCCAGACATCTCGCTCAGTCCGCCTTCCGGCTGTTCAATTTCGTCCATTTCCGGTTCTTGCGATTTGTACATCTCACTCATTGCGATACCTCCCTTCCTGAATTGCGTGGTAATTTACCGGTTCTGCCGCGGGAATTCCTTTCCGCAGCCTGGGCACTGAAGGGCTTCGTCCTCTTCGTACTCCTCGGGCTGGTAATAGAAAACATATCCGCAGGACGAGCACGTCTCCGAAAGACAGCTTTCGTCGAAGGCATCCTCGTCTTCGACCTCATCATCGTCTTCGTCGTCCTCTTCGTCGCCGTAGACCTCTCCGCTGCACTCCGCGAAGGCCCTTTCCAGCGAGTCGAGATCCTCGTCAAGAAGGGCGCAGTCATCCGCCAGATCCTCGTAGAGCTCTCTCTGCTCCTCGATTAAAACGCCCTGGTCGGCGACTTCCTGGGAAAGCGCGTCGAGAGCATCCACCAAGCCGGCGAAAATCTTGTTCTGCCCTTCATCCTTCACGGGCCCCAAACCGTCAAGCAGCCCCTTGAGATAGGCTATTTTCTCCCGTGCGCTCATCTTCACATTACCTCCCTTTGCCTGTCTTATTTTTTTGCCCGCTCCAAGTACTGACCGCTGCGGGTGTCTACGATAATTGTATCACCCACGTTGATGAACAGGGGAACCGTGATGGTGATGCCCGTTTCGAGTTTTGCAGGTTTGCCGCTGCTCGAAACTGTGTCGCCCTTGAAGCCCGGAGGCGTGTCGATAACCTTCATCTCCACGCTCTTGGGAATCTCGATCCCCATGATCTTCCCCTCGAAGAACTCGATCTGGACCTCCATGTTCTCCACCAGGTAGTCCGCCACGGTTCCCAGGACTTCCCTGGTGATGGGGAGCTCGTCATAGGTAGAAAGATCCATGAAGATGTAGTTGTCGCCGCTCATGTAGCTGAACTGGGCAGGTTTCTCGTCGAAAATGATCCGTTCGAACCGTTCGC comes from Aminivibrio sp. and encodes:
- a CDS encoding Asp23/Gls24 family envelope stress response protein gives rise to the protein MDEIEQPEGGLSEMSGQGGADEISSVNGSIHISEEVIMDLAKKTLTTIPGVQPASPGIASKLGIGRKASDGIRVSVEDKFPPVVTVDVFLMVKYGLRIPDTAWDVQEAIKKTLEQFTGYDVKAVNINVQGIYFQDKPVPSTESVPEEEKPAAYEASSPVSEPFVDAEDEEEAEASVKPEKPIPPEVEQL
- a CDS encoding CD1247 N-terminal domain-containing protein; its protein translation is MSAREKIAYLKGLLDGLGPVKDEGQNKIFAGLVDALDALSQEVADQGVLIEEQRELYEDLADDCALLDEDLDSLERAFAECSGEVYGDEEDDEDDDEVEDEDAFDESCLSETCSSCGYVFYYQPEEYEEDEALQCPGCGKEFPRQNR
- the efp gene encoding elongation factor P codes for the protein MAQIVDTSDFYTGMKIRWQEGIWEILDFQHHKMGRGGATVRTKMKNLDSGSIIENSFRSGERFERIIFDEKPAQFSYMSGDNYIFMDLSTYDELPITREVLGTVADYLVENMEVQIEFFEGKIMGIEIPKSVEMKVIDTPPGFKGDTVSSSGKPAKLETGITITVPLFINVGDTIIVDTRSGQYLERAKK
- the xseA gene encoding exodeoxyribonuclease VII large subunit, which gives rise to MAERIIHQLTVDELTFRISSLLLQDPVLQSVVVKGELAELKKHTSGHVYFTLLGRESRVSCALFRNYLPYVPQWPRNGDEVLAEGAVSLYPPRGAYQLIVRRLVPLGQGAAERARLELEQRLEAEGLFDVRLKRPLPAFPEKVVVVTSLTGAALRDVLAVAGKRMPPCALVVVPAQVQGYEAPGEICSALSNAGRVEGAECVLLVRGGGSRDDLTPFDDERVVRAVRNCSLPVVTGVGHEIDETLSDKAADVRAATPSAAAERVFPDSADILASLDQKRRLLCSAVDREFRSFEKDLGSFLDRGRTVAEREIALRVSGAELFASRLGAAGERAVAAAGERIAALGASLNSLSPLKVFDRGYNLCEKDGVPVTSAGALSEGDGVTLRFADGDAGAVVSGVCLRRQG
- the nusB gene encoding transcription antitermination factor NusB is translated as MIRTFLPQKRHRSREMALQLLYSLDLRRGQTPEQALELFPAEDDPEIQEYARILTCGAWERRREIDDLIREHVTGWRPERMLAVDRAALRMAIFESVISKMIPVPVAISEAVELAKTFGAEESGKFVNGVLGRIVRALFPQGTDGGTQAKDQETPHGGTDNPPADG